The genomic region CCCAATCAAATCACAGTTGTAGGAAGACTAGCTCCATGGCatctaaaaaaaaatccaaacataTTCTTCGAGCATCCAGTGGAGACTACGTTGATTCATTTGTCCTGGACTTGCACAGAACGTTCAACGTTTCCAATTCATTCTGCAAGAATGAGAAGCTGTTTGTTGAGGCATTCATATAATCTACACTGGTGGCCACTAGCATGTTACTTACAGGAAGATTATTTCCGCTATCAAATAGACTCTGTGAAAGATTGAGTGATATGTTTCCTGTTTCACCATAATCTAAAATGTTCTGTATGTCAAGTGGTTCTATCCCTAGATCAAGGCTATCCAGTTTTTCAGTAGTTTCCTCCAGAGACATTTCTGCACTCTGATGTCCTACAACACTTGATGGCTCAGACTTGGGAACAGAACTAACCTGCTTTGTAGCAATTGCCAAAATGTCCTGACTGCCAGCTGTAGCTAAAGTGGTGTTTGGATAAAAAGGTGAACAGAGACCAACTCTGTCCTGATGCTCAGCTACAGATGTAGCACTCAACCCTGAACAGGTAGTTAATGTAGATGTAACTCCTACTGTCAATACACCTCCACTTGTAGCACCTGCCCGCAGTTCTGGAgtgaaaacaggaagatgaggcaACTGTGATGGTTGAAGAAACAGCTCAGGCATTGGATTACTTTTCCCTTCCAGTACTGAAATGagaagtaaaatagaaaaaataatggtGCAATCTGATTATGTTTACAGAACTATGTAAATATTCCTCTAAGTATTTGCAAAACAATTAATTTCTGAAACCAatagattttatttatgtatCATTGGTaccataaaattacaaatttaaaccCTAATTTATACACACAGACACAGGATCCCCATTATACATTGCAATGTTCTGTGTTGTTTCAATATTGGAGCAATCACCAATTGCTACCCATGTatcaaaaaattattgtttttttttttttttttactattagaGCATTCTAACATTGTCAAATAATTTTCCAGGTGTAGCACTTACCATTTACTaccaatatttttcaaacaatgttGCCTTGTTTCACTACTAGTGTGTTAAGACATTGTTGGACTTCTTTGTCAAGCTTATTGTTCACCAATTACTGTACTGTACTACTAACGTGTGTGTGTAAAGCAATGTTGTCGTGTTCCATTACTAGATTGTGCCAATGTTGCTGAACTAGTTTAGAGAGCAGTGTGATACATTGTCCACTGGACAAGATAGGGGAGGATGTATACACTTCACATATCCCATTGTCAGCTCCAGAAAACTTGCTTCCACCCTTCCAACATGGCTCCAAAGGAATTACCTAATGTAGTGGAAGTGCTCCTTGGCAGAAAGTCCAGTTAATTTTGGTACTAAACCATTTAATCCTGTAATGTTCTTAACATGCATATTTTGTATAGTACACTATAGTTAAAAAATATGTCATACCTTTTAAAGACCTTATTCCAGAGTGGAATAAATTTTTCAGGAATGCACCCTCtctattatatatgtaaagaTTGTGTTGCTTATTGACATTTCAGATGTACATCCTACTTTCCATGAATGCATCATGATATGTTGTGGGTATTCCCTGTACACATGTTACAAAAGTTCTTTTTCATCAAAGGGAAAATTGGAAACAGAATCTGTGGTGTAGAAGCCTAATGCATCCCTTTATTGAATGTACTCTCTGTTGCTATTTAAAGACTTAAGGGAATTTTGAGCCTTTGTTTTAATTCACCACACAATATAAAAGGCTTAATTGCATTTCTTTGGTCTACTAACCCAAGAAATGCTAAGTATTTAAATAGGCAAAACAGTCCACAGCAGAGTGTATAATCAATCAAGAAATGCTCTGCCTCTTTCCAATTTTACCTTTGgtagaaaagaaaacataacTCACTTAACTGTTAGCCTGCTGTAAAATAAAGTTCATGAATTAGGCACAATGTTTTAACATCATTCACACACCTAAATGGATTCAAAACCCCCATAAAGAGCTCTAACTGATGGAAAATAAGAATGTCAGTCTCTTAATAATTATAAACTGAAAAGAAATGTAGAAATGACTTAATTTTGTTGTCTTTCTGCCAAATATTGCAGAATAAAAGAAACACATAtccattatttttaaatgtttaatgaatGGCTATTTGGAAGTATTTTTAAGACTTAAATTTCTGCACTGTCTATTTATTCTTGGCAATAGTTCTATATAAAGATGTCATTTATAATTTGTGTGTTTAGTGTTTTCCTTGTTCattttaatttactaaacatACTTTAGATATAAAACATTTGTCCTCTTTTGGTTTCGTCTTTGTTTTCTTGAGATACTTTGGTGTGATGGTTGTGGCCTGATGTGGCAATGTTTCATACTGGAACACATATACCTTTTATGTTGTGACTTATGGttgatattttttcttgtttttacccTTACTTTATATGTACCAACCAAGTTACCTGTTGTTTCTGcctgtttattttcaatttcaaatattGTGAGGATAGTGTCCTGACATGAAACTCCATTTCCTATGCTTTCTTGGATACACATTCTTGCTAGATTACTTTAATATCTATATCTTTCTGATGAAGCTAATATGGTTGTTCCAACACTTGAATGaactaattattagtattatttctgaattaaatgatattttactCATCAtcccaaaaatattttgattcttcTTTAAGTAAAGCTCTTAAATTATAGCATTCTCAGGGTTGTTGTTACAATTTAACCCCAAAACAAATTTAAGATCGTGTAATGCTAAACccacaaaattcaaataaaatatctgaatataATGGGTATGACTGTAATGATAGTGTGGGGTTAAAAACATGAACAATTTTGCCAAAACAGGAACTAGTGCcacttatttcaaatattttaaaatttcttaccaGTTTCTGGTTTCAAAACAGTTCTTGTTGCCTGCTTGATTGTTCTTGGAATGGTATGAGATGTCAGTGGACCTGTTTACAAAATATGTCCAGACaatttaacaaaactaaaaattcataTTAACTGTAAATTTTAAGTATTTAGCAAGTGACCAAAATTCAATCAAAATGTGTTAATTGCTTTAATTATGAAATGCTTCATAAAAGATcaaatgtataattatacaaacaatttgttcttcatGACCATTATTTCAATATCAAGTGAAATtacttatttaaagaaacatttgacTTCTTGCTCACCTCCTGCATCTCTAGCAGCACCAAAGATGTTTTCTTTCAGAAACCTGTCTAAACAGCCATCTTCTATTTTTTGACGTTTTCTGCTGAGACCTTCTGGatctgaattaatttatttcaataatgagCTAACTTCTCTTCACAATTTCAAGAACATCAACATCAAacaaatgcatttttaaaattaggTAATGTATGCTATGTAAGAATCAAAATAAGTGTTAATGCCAAgagaaaattcaaataaatttaaagttagaagaaaaagtaaataaacttgaCAATCTATCTAAAGTGGAGGAGGAGGGGGAGAGGGATATGTGAATAAACTTGACAATCTATCTAAAGTGGAGGAGGAGGGGGAGAGGGATATGTGAATAAACTTGACAATCTATCTAAAGTGGAGGAGGGGGAGAGGGATATGTGAATAAACTTGACAATCTATCTAAAGTGGAGGAGGGGGGGAGAGGGATATGTGAATAAACTTGACAATCTATCTAAAGTGGAGGAGGGGGGAGAGGGATATGTGAATAAACTTGACAATCTATCTAAAGTGGAGGAGGGGGGGAGAGGGATATGTGAATAAACTTGACAATCTATCTAAAGTGGAGGAGGGGGGGAGAGGGATATGTGAATAAACTTGACAATCTATCTAAAGTGGAGGAGGGGGGGAGGGATATGTGTTAAGCTGTTTCTAAAATTTGATTTTGAACTCGAGTAATTTCTTTTCACCTCTATTCACTGGTAGCAGCTGAAAAGGTCGAGGATCACTACTACTACCATCAGATGGCCTGTACAGCTGAATAAAGACAGGTATGGGCTGTTGAACATTTTCATCTCGATAGCGAGGAGTGCGAAAAGGAATTGCTACTTGCTTGTGTACTTCATTTGGATGGAACTCCCCAAAAGATTCCCATTCCACTCGTCCTGCTCTTTCTTCATAAAATCTTACTTTAATGTCATCTACGGTAAGAAAAGAAACAGACAGTGGCATATGAATTTTCAATCACgagcttaaaatgctaaaataaaaaagtacacaAATGGTAATGAACAAAACACCCCAAGGCTGCAAAAATGTCGCAACAAAATCACCACAATACATGTTGAAAAATTTACCCAATAAACAGTTTCTCTCAAAAatgaaacctaattttttttattttatttttttaatacacacacacacacaaaataataataaaaaaatcctgAACTCAAATTAAGGCTTTGTAAAATAGTGTTCCCCTactaaaatttttgttttgtttttgaattttgcacaaagctactcgagggctatctgtgatagccgtccctaatttaacagtgtaagactagagggaaggcagctagtcaacaccacccaccgccaactcttggtctactcttttcccaacgaatagtgggactgaccgtcacattataacgcccccacggctgaaagggcgagtatgtttggcgcaacggagatgcaaacctgcgaccctcaaattacgagtcgcacgccttaacacgcttggccatgccgggttcccCTACTAAAATACAAGATGATTACCTCCAATCTTATATAAAACAAGATATTAACACCCTTTTGTGAAAAGAATATTTCTTAAGCTTTAAAATGCTTTATGCTCACCCATGTATAGGACCAGGTGgaaaagtttttacattttatattggttagttgaataaaaacaaaacctttaatgCAGTGTTAGGGATTATCTTTGTTGAAACTCCAGTGGAGAAACTGTTATAAACttggtgatgacgagaaaacccacttgttaataaatataaatcaaacatttaagcatgccctctacattcctacactcaattacacaaccctcttcaaacatgtgatcatgtgatgatgaccgaagaaggtcaaaacattgttcgctcctctacataaaaattctcaacccaaaccagccatttttacatgcaCATTGTTATAAACTTGAGTCTGTCATATTTGATCTTCAAATTTTTATGTATGTCACATTACACTTCATTAATTAACTAAAAGTTCCCTATAAAAACAATCATCAAAAATGTCTAGGGTTTCACATATCTTTTATCAGAATTATACCAGTGTTACTAGTTTTTGATTCTTTTAAGATCAACTTTAAACTGTgtatttgaaataacaaataatggaAAAATTCCTTTTTGAAGTGGAAATActtcatataatataaatacaaaaggtTTTACTTATAGAAAATTAACAGTGCTTTTcctttaaatacatatttttatattacacttccttaaaaactgaaaaaatttattgaaaagatTTTACCTTTAGCAACTTTATCACAAAGAAGAATGACTTCAGACCCTCCACAAACAGGTGCCGAGTAGTGACTCAACTTGTTTATTGTAAGTTCACAAATAGCTTCTAATAAGAAAACACAGATATACCAGTCAGCTGCAACTATTATTCTTAAAGACATTTAAaattctaaacaatttttttcacaaGCAGAAATAACTACATATCAGcacatatatttcaaattataagatACCAACAGCAACATAAGATAACAGAAGTTCCATTTTAAGTAATCTATCGTAATCAGACTCTGGTTTTGTCTGTCCTAAAACATGCACTTTAATGCATGTTTAAGTATATTTGTTTCATACTAACAATAACATGGCTATCTCAAACACTGAATTGTAAAACATTACTTCAATGAAAACTACGTAACTtgtaatagttaaataaattttgatgtattgtataaataaacatctttcattttaggaaagaatatttaagaaattgtATATGTTCAAACATGttccaatatatatttttctgaaagAGGTGAACTTAATCTGCCTCAGGCtacatgttattttattatttttcaactcTACATAGTTCCAAATAATCATTTTTATGCTTACCAAAAGAAAGTTATAATTTACTGATTAACCCCAGGAATCAAGTAGCAAGAACAAAgattatttacaagtttttctACTGAAAAACAGCTTCAACACTCTGCAGCACAAGCACTTAATgtgatataattttacatttataaggaaaacaaattaaataatgaaattacttagcccttaaacagtgggaatgttgtaggtcCTAGCATTGATTGACAATGTCTGCTGTTTGAGGGCTAAATACTAAATTTTGTCTATTGTACTGGACTTAAAGGTAACTTGGTTTTATATTACTGCATATACACAAGGTTGAGCTAACAAATGGAGCTCTCTGCAAAACATGATTATACTTAATctacaatacaaattatatatcCAACTTTTTGCATCTCAGAACaactgttatgggtattaacactgttattgataaggagaaaacaacgttttgaccttcctaggtcatcttcaggtcaaaaagagagaatttgaatgtgaccattgTCATACATCTTAAAGACGAGAATATAAATGAGTACTGGATTGTAAGAggtgttgcaggtggatgttaggttattactttatattggtttagtatttattttagttgctgtatttatttccctacttaatatctgggtgttttttatggttatgtttatttatttgatttgcagtattcaaaaacatgtgaaggtgttttggccagttttgatgtaatctctctcttcacagaagtcccaacaactgaagcctgtaagatagctttagaactttatatccaagaccccaacccattgatacacatcctcagcaaccagttagcaaccctcatagaattcactaccaccaaaaccacctacaaacaaatggcctaagtatggggaatcctgtgttaccagttctagccaacatttttataacacagattgaatcacaagcaatcaattcagccttataCCCATCATTGTACTGGTACAGGtttgttgatgatacaattactggattcacatgtacagaacacacacttttttttcaatcatgttaactcgatacacccaacattaagttcacttatgaacaggaaaaactaaccaaatagcatttattaacctcaaaatcactagaactgatacacaattcaaaacagaaatccagataaattatatgcacacaccttgACCAagcaacaataaatcccaagatacaacaaactacaaaacctcatACTGCTGCATATCTCATGTTGCCGACACCAGCAAAAAAAATAATCatcatttggaaaaaacttaacacacaacattccagtaaacaccaaatttattcaaaacccaggtacaaaactaaagtccacactatgtaaaaaactacattgacaaacacaacaccaacatgatttataaaatacaatacaacaactgccacaacttctatatttgagaaacaagcagaaaaatg from Tachypleus tridentatus isolate NWPU-2018 chromosome 1, ASM421037v1, whole genome shotgun sequence harbors:
- the LOC143228736 gene encoding embryonic polarity protein dorsal-like isoform X3, whose amino-acid sequence is MDPSVSHVTSKMVPTNPTPYVRLVEQPASRALRFRYECEGRSAGSIPGANSTAECKTYPTIQVVNYKGSAVVVVSCVTKEGPPFRPHPHNLVGREGCKKGICTMVINNHDMTCSFSSLGIQCVKRKDIEESLKLREMIKVDPYRTGFDHRLQTSNIDLNVVRLCFQVFIEGSQQGKYTVPLPPVVSDPIFDKKAICELTINKLSHYSAPVCGGSEVILLCDKVAKDDIKVRFYEERAGRVEWESFGEFHPNEVHKQVAIPFRTPRYRDENVQQPIPVFIQLYRPSDGSSSDPRPFQLLPVNRDPEGLSRKRQKIEDGCLDRFLKENIFGAARDAGGPLTSHTIPRTIKQATRTVLKPETVLEGKSNPMPELFLQPSQLPHLPVFTPELRAGATSGGVLTVGVTSTLTTCSGLSATSVAEHQDRVGLCSPFYPNTTLATAGSQDILAIATKQVSSVPKSEPSSVVGHQSAEMSLEETTEKLDSLDLGIEPLDIQNILDYGETGNISLNLSQSLFDSGNNLPVSNMLVATSVDYMNASTNSFSFLQNELETLNVLCKSRTNEST
- the LOC143228736 gene encoding embryonic polarity protein dorsal-like isoform X2, whose product is MFPTGAQPTRDSLTIEDVEVIYQQVMDPSVSHVTSKMVPTNPTPYVRLVEQPASRALRFRYECEGRSAGSIPGANSTAECKTYPTIQVVNYKGSAVVVVSCVTKEGPPFRPHPHNLVGREGCKKGICTMVINNHDMTCSFSSLGIQCVKRKDIEESLKLREMIKVDPYRTGFDHRLQTSNIDLNVVRLCFQVFIEGSQQGKYTVPLPPVVSDPIFDKKAICELTINKLSHYSAPVCGGSEVILLCDKVAKDDIKVRFYEERAGRVEWESFGEFHPNEVHKQVAIPFRTPRYRDENVQQPIPVFIQLYRPSDGSSSDPRPFQLLPVNRDPEGLSRKRQKIEDGCLDRFLKENIFGAARDAGGPLTSHTIPRTIKQATRTVLKPETVLEGKSNPMPELFLQPSQLPHLPVFTPELRAGATSGGVLTVGVTSTLTTCSGLSATSVAEHQDRVGLCSPFYPNTTLATAGSQDILAIATKQVSSVPKSEPSSVVGHQSAEMSLEETTEKLDSLDLGIEPLDIQNILDYGETGNISLNLSQSLFDSGNNLPVSNMLVATSVDYMNASTNSFSFLQNELETLNVLCKSRTNEST
- the LOC143228736 gene encoding embryonic polarity protein dorsal-like isoform X1 is translated as MFPTGAQPTRDSLTIEDVEEVIYQQVMDPSVSHVTSKMVPTNPTPYVRLVEQPASRALRFRYECEGRSAGSIPGANSTAECKTYPTIQVVNYKGSAVVVVSCVTKEGPPFRPHPHNLVGREGCKKGICTMVINNHDMTCSFSSLGIQCVKRKDIEESLKLREMIKVDPYRTGFDHRLQTSNIDLNVVRLCFQVFIEGSQQGKYTVPLPPVVSDPIFDKKAICELTINKLSHYSAPVCGGSEVILLCDKVAKDDIKVRFYEERAGRVEWESFGEFHPNEVHKQVAIPFRTPRYRDENVQQPIPVFIQLYRPSDGSSSDPRPFQLLPVNRDPEGLSRKRQKIEDGCLDRFLKENIFGAARDAGGPLTSHTIPRTIKQATRTVLKPETVLEGKSNPMPELFLQPSQLPHLPVFTPELRAGATSGGVLTVGVTSTLTTCSGLSATSVAEHQDRVGLCSPFYPNTTLATAGSQDILAIATKQVSSVPKSEPSSVVGHQSAEMSLEETTEKLDSLDLGIEPLDIQNILDYGETGNISLNLSQSLFDSGNNLPVSNMLVATSVDYMNASTNSFSFLQNELETLNVLCKSRTNEST